In Eupeodes corollae chromosome 3, idEupCoro1.1, whole genome shotgun sequence, a single genomic region encodes these proteins:
- the LOC129951739 gene encoding uncharacterized protein LOC129951739 isoform X1 has product MFSQSLSQVGKASSYTTADSYFFKQNKMLSKVLVQTLILLVCGMILIVDGYPYPLSDFGIDSSNNDGDSLSVQLLTRALEEDSNFVLTTSLLENKASSDNGYDENPNDLELAEVNVFRPVFRYRVSVSKKVKGPPQF; this is encoded by the exons atgtttagcCAAAGCTTATCTCAAGTCGGTAAAGCAAGTTCTTATACTACTGCtgatagttatttttttaaacaaaacaaaatgctgTCAAAAGTTCTTGTg CAGACGCTGATCTTGTTGGTTTGTGGAATGATCTTAATAGTTGATGGATACCCATATCCATTGAGTGACTTCGGAATCGATTCATCAAATAATGACGGAGATAGTTTGAGTGTCCAATTGCTGACGCGTGCCCTAGAAGAAGACTCAAATTTTGTGCTAACGACTTCTTTGTTAGAGAACAAAGCATCCTCAGATAATGGATACGATGAAAATCCTAATGACTTGGAACTAGCAGAAGTCAATGTATTTAGGCCAGTCTTCCGATATCGAGTGTCTGTTTCGAAGAAAGTCAAAGGTCCACCGCAATTTTAG
- the LOC129951739 gene encoding uncharacterized protein LOC129951739 isoform X2 has translation MFSQSLSQVGKASSYTTADSYFFKQNKMLSKVLVTLILLVCGMILIVDGYPYPLSDFGIDSSNNDGDSLSVQLLTRALEEDSNFVLTTSLLENKASSDNGYDENPNDLELAEVNVFRPVFRYRVSVSKKVKGPPQF, from the exons atgtttagcCAAAGCTTATCTCAAGTCGGTAAAGCAAGTTCTTATACTACTGCtgatagttatttttttaaacaaaacaaaatgctgTCAAAAGTTCTTGTg ACGCTGATCTTGTTGGTTTGTGGAATGATCTTAATAGTTGATGGATACCCATATCCATTGAGTGACTTCGGAATCGATTCATCAAATAATGACGGAGATAGTTTGAGTGTCCAATTGCTGACGCGTGCCCTAGAAGAAGACTCAAATTTTGTGCTAACGACTTCTTTGTTAGAGAACAAAGCATCCTCAGATAATGGATACGATGAAAATCCTAATGACTTGGAACTAGCAGAAGTCAATGTATTTAGGCCAGTCTTCCGATATCGAGTGTCTGTTTCGAAGAAAGTCAAAGGTCCACCGCAATTTTAG
- the LOC129951640 gene encoding uncharacterized protein LOC129951640: MDFCKSIERRRLYKEKVLKEMLSQLDWQYSEKSNISRRLFLDTFESFKFIFRVLFKDWIEMKITLIVLFALVCILTRALGYPQSYTIDRFDRNYGGGFDDSHQVDDYRNSRLRRTYYGGPGDDYHRGYYSSYQPYNRAPVPLRREDTNIDRALKFTPLVRYKSTRTKRKKLFVPNLWG; this comes from the exons AtggatttttgtaaatcaatagAACGTCGTCGACTATATAAGGaaaaggttctgaaagaaatgttATCACAATTGGATTGGCAGTATTCGGAAAAGTCAAATATATCTAGACGattatttttagataccttcGAGAGTTTCAAGTTTATATTCAGAGTGTTATTTAAGGATTGGATCGAAATGAAAATAACG TTAATTGTACTCTTTGCACTGGTATGCATCTTAACTAGGGCATTGGGTTATCCCCAGAGCTATACAATTGATCGGTTTGATAGAAATTATGGCGGCGGATTCGATGACTCACATCAGGTTGATGATTACAGAAATAGCCGACTTAGAAGAACTTACTATGGTGGACCTGGCGATGACTACCACCGTGGCTACTATTCATCATATCAACCCTACAACAGAGCACCAGTTCCTCTACGCAGAGAGGATACCAATATCGATAGGGCATTGAAGTTCACTCCACTTGTTCGGTATAAGTCAACAAGGACCAAGCGCAAGAAGTTGTTTGTACCAAATCTTTGGGGTTAA